From Planctomycetia bacterium, one genomic window encodes:
- a CDS encoding DUF1553 domain-containing protein, with protein AEQLLDAICRVTNVEEKYAGLPSGTRATQLPSPDVDNYFLKVFGQPARETACACERAGESNLSQALQMINGPLVHGKIRDAKNRARTLVTAGKKYPEVIGELYVAAFSRKPSEPELKAALDHIARSADPQRGLEDVCWAILNTNEFLFQH; from the coding sequence CGCTGAGCAATTGCTCGACGCGATCTGCCGCGTGACGAATGTGGAAGAGAAGTACGCCGGCCTGCCGAGCGGCACCCGCGCCACGCAGTTGCCGAGCCCTGACGTTGACAATTACTTCCTCAAGGTCTTCGGCCAGCCGGCGCGCGAAACGGCCTGCGCCTGCGAGCGAGCCGGCGAGTCGAACTTGTCGCAAGCGCTGCAAATGATCAACGGGCCGCTCGTGCATGGAAAGATTCGCGACGCGAAAAATCGGGCCCGCACCTTGGTCACCGCCGGTAAGAAGTATCCGGAAGTGATCGGCGAATTATACGTCGCGGCGTTTTCGCGCAAGCCGAGCGAACCGGAACTGAAAGCCGCGCTCGACCATATCGCCCGCTCGGCCGATCCGCAGCGCGGCCTTGAAGACGTTTGCTGGGCGATACTGAATACGAACGAGTTTTTGTTTCAACACTAA
- a CDS encoding serine/threonine protein kinase, giving the protein MNPVQPDPSNPAARDEPQNPASRNLTARAPAARGPAYTHGPGSRVLAGYVIKRGLGQGGFGEVYYAVSDAGKDVALKLVRRNLEVELRGVMQCLNVKHPNLIALYDVRVDAEENHWIVMEYVAGERLTDIIERSAEGMPPAEAIAILRGIGAGVGYLHQAGIVHRDLKPANIFVENGFVKIGDYGLSKFISSSRRSGQTESVGTVHYMAPEIANGRYGKQIDIYALGILFYELLTGRLPFDGESVGEILMKHLLAEPDLTPLAEPYRSAIGAALKKDPEQRPKTVEAFLHSIDPTTDAAALVATAPKKSLAADPTSLGARPARRRSLETMLKPGPRSAGPERFMRKSIGPAIVVALVLGSVFKLGHVLQSVPWFFSIAALAVLLTGGASAFLFVRNHLRRSDASGEGLADGKRLSLRATEAFPGREAPGRFGRRAIAVVSACAFVLCLLMMTFVGIRNAERSKQLAIAERAEYEALVKLDPARARLPQLSTPSAPSISGRKLAALGVVSVVAIGAVVGLTLAIGRKARAVVIADDERVTQVIVPVEANDRPALRPFAIDATGSLLLLFGASLIVVRLLLLLLVDQPETTTYLWASATTFTAVALTTLVIKGVRYLDRESASRRLMFFFVGIATGAASWGYAEYLGFGIPFQDGSFRTLLIGVKPESWPECYVSGRPSYPAYMGYFGFSFLLVDWWGMTLPKRTSRWRVGDVFVAVFWAGVVQLVFPFPQPWGMLVPAGSALLLPFAFPLPRKSGVRIARRTFA; this is encoded by the coding sequence ATGAATCCCGTGCAACCCGATCCTTCGAATCCCGCAGCGCGCGACGAGCCGCAGAATCCGGCTTCGCGCAATCTCACCGCGCGCGCTCCCGCGGCGCGCGGGCCGGCCTATACGCATGGCCCCGGTTCGCGCGTGCTGGCCGGCTACGTGATCAAACGAGGGCTCGGTCAGGGAGGCTTCGGCGAGGTCTACTATGCCGTGAGCGATGCCGGCAAGGATGTGGCGCTCAAGCTCGTGCGCCGCAATCTGGAAGTCGAATTGCGCGGCGTGATGCAATGCTTGAACGTGAAGCATCCGAACCTCATCGCATTGTACGACGTTCGAGTCGACGCCGAAGAGAACCATTGGATCGTCATGGAATACGTCGCCGGCGAGCGACTGACCGACATCATCGAGCGCTCCGCCGAGGGGATGCCGCCGGCCGAAGCGATCGCGATCCTCCGGGGCATCGGTGCCGGCGTCGGCTATCTGCATCAAGCGGGGATCGTGCATCGCGATTTGAAACCCGCGAATATCTTCGTCGAAAACGGCTTCGTCAAAATCGGCGACTACGGGCTCTCGAAGTTCATCTCTTCGAGCCGGCGAAGCGGACAGACCGAAAGCGTCGGCACGGTTCACTACATGGCTCCCGAGATCGCCAACGGACGCTACGGCAAGCAGATCGATATCTACGCACTCGGCATTCTCTTCTACGAGTTGTTGACGGGTCGGCTGCCGTTCGACGGCGAGAGCGTCGGCGAGATCTTGATGAAGCATCTGCTCGCTGAGCCCGACCTGACGCCGCTGGCGGAACCGTATCGCTCGGCCATCGGCGCGGCGTTGAAGAAAGACCCGGAACAACGGCCGAAAACGGTCGAAGCGTTTTTGCATTCGATCGACCCGACGACGGATGCCGCCGCGCTCGTCGCTACCGCTCCGAAGAAATCCTTAGCGGCCGATCCGACCTCGCTCGGAGCTCGTCCGGCGCGGCGAAGGTCTCTGGAGACGATGCTGAAGCCTGGGCCGCGCAGCGCCGGTCCCGAGCGATTTATGCGCAAAAGCATCGGGCCGGCGATCGTCGTGGCGCTCGTCCTCGGCAGCGTATTCAAGCTCGGGCATGTGCTCCAATCGGTGCCGTGGTTCTTCTCGATTGCGGCGCTGGCGGTCCTGTTGACGGGGGGCGCATCGGCCTTCTTGTTCGTTCGTAATCATTTACGCCGTAGCGATGCCTCCGGCGAAGGGCTCGCCGACGGCAAGCGCTTATCGCTACGTGCCACCGAGGCGTTTCCGGGCCGGGAGGCGCCGGGCCGCTTCGGCCGTCGAGCGATCGCCGTCGTTTCCGCGTGCGCTTTCGTGTTATGTCTGCTCATGATGACCTTCGTCGGGATCCGAAATGCGGAGCGCTCGAAGCAACTCGCGATTGCCGAACGAGCGGAATACGAAGCTTTGGTGAAGCTTGATCCGGCTCGCGCCCGCTTGCCGCAGCTCTCGACGCCGAGCGCTCCATCGATCTCCGGCAGGAAACTTGCGGCCCTCGGAGTGGTCTCCGTCGTTGCGATCGGTGCGGTCGTCGGGCTCACGCTCGCCATCGGTCGGAAAGCGCGGGCCGTCGTCATCGCCGACGACGAGCGCGTCACGCAAGTGATCGTTCCGGTCGAGGCGAACGACCGGCCGGCGCTCCGTCCGTTCGCCATCGACGCGACCGGTTCTCTCTTGCTCTTGTTCGGAGCGTCGCTGATCGTCGTCCGTTTGCTGTTGTTGCTGCTTGTCGATCAGCCGGAAACGACGACCTATCTCTGGGCTTCGGCCACGACTTTTACGGCCGTCGCGCTGACGACCCTCGTCATTAAAGGAGTCCGTTATCTCGACCGCGAGTCTGCGAGCCGACGCTTGATGTTCTTCTTCGTCGGCATCGCGACCGGCGCGGCTTCGTGGGGCTATGCCGAGTATCTCGGTTTCGGCATTCCATTTCAGGACGGGTCGTTTCGCACGCTCTTGATCGGCGTGAAACCGGAGAGTTGGCCCGAGTGTTACGTTTCCGGTCGCCCTTCGTACCCCGCTTACATGGGCTACTTCGGCTTCTCGTTTCTGCTGGTCGATTGGTGGGGCATGACGTTGCCCAAGCGGACGAGCCGATGGCGCGTGGGAGATGTGTTCGTCGCCGTCTTCTGGGCAGGCGTGGTGCAACTCGTCTTTCCGTTTCCGCAACCGTGGGGCATGCTCGTTCCCGCCGGCTCGGCGCTCTTGCTGCCGTTCGCCTTTCCGCTGCCGCGTAAAAGCGGCGTCCGTATCGCGAGGCGAACCTTCGCATGA